The Tumebacillus amylolyticus genome contains a region encoding:
- the serA gene encoding phosphoglycerate dehydrogenase: MSKYRVLVSDPISEQGLQALIDSPLVELDLKTDLTPAELREIIGEYDALLVRSQTKVTPEILEAGKKLRAIGRAGVGVDNIDVPAATRHGVVVINAPDGNTISTCEHTFAMMMAMARKIPQAHMKLKNGTWDRKSFVGVELNGKTLGVLGFGRIGSEVAKRAKAFGMNVLAYDPFLTRERAESLGVRMSTVDEIVEGSDFITVHTPLTKDTKHLLSRDQFARMRDGVRILNCARGGIIDEKALAEALENGKVAAAALDVFEEEPPHGNPLIDMHNVVVTPHLGASTEEAQINVAIDVAKELLNILQGLPFRNAVNLPSLSNDTLRTLEPYLTLAEKLGSLAANLAVDSVRKIEIGFYGTLAEQQTEPLTRSFLKGMLSYYHGDEVNYVNAPFLAEQSQIQLKETKASRHDTYNELLKVTVVTENTTITVAGTHKASLGSRIVQIGEFKVDLEPQGTLILAENRDQPGMIGKVGTILGEGGVNIDSMKVGKLENGIALMVLAVDRAPDEETCRTIEALEGIFSVRDVTL; this comes from the coding sequence ATGTCTAAGTATCGCGTTCTCGTCAGTGACCCGATCTCGGAGCAAGGCCTGCAAGCTCTGATCGATTCCCCGCTCGTCGAGTTGGATCTCAAAACCGACCTCACGCCCGCTGAACTGCGTGAGATCATCGGCGAGTACGATGCCCTGCTCGTGCGCAGCCAAACCAAAGTAACGCCTGAAATTCTGGAAGCAGGAAAAAAACTCCGCGCCATCGGCCGCGCCGGAGTTGGCGTTGACAACATCGACGTTCCTGCCGCAACCCGCCACGGCGTCGTCGTCATCAATGCTCCGGACGGCAACACGATCTCGACGTGTGAGCACACGTTCGCAATGATGATGGCGATGGCGCGCAAGATTCCCCAAGCGCACATGAAGCTCAAAAACGGTACGTGGGACCGCAAATCGTTCGTCGGTGTCGAGCTCAACGGCAAAACGCTTGGCGTGCTCGGCTTCGGTCGGATCGGTTCGGAAGTGGCAAAGCGCGCCAAAGCGTTTGGCATGAACGTTCTCGCCTATGACCCGTTCCTGACTCGTGAACGTGCGGAGAGCCTCGGCGTGCGCATGTCCACCGTCGATGAGATCGTGGAAGGCTCCGACTTCATCACCGTCCACACTCCGCTGACCAAAGACACCAAGCATCTCCTCAGCCGCGACCAGTTCGCCCGCATGCGCGACGGTGTGCGCATCTTGAACTGTGCGCGCGGAGGGATCATTGATGAAAAAGCCCTCGCCGAAGCGCTGGAGAACGGCAAGGTCGCGGCTGCGGCCCTTGACGTTTTTGAAGAAGAGCCGCCGCATGGCAATCCGTTGATCGACATGCACAACGTCGTTGTCACCCCGCACTTGGGCGCTTCGACGGAGGAAGCGCAAATCAACGTCGCGATTGACGTGGCGAAGGAACTCTTGAACATCTTGCAAGGTCTTCCGTTCCGCAACGCGGTGAACCTGCCGTCGCTGTCCAACGACACGTTGCGCACCTTGGAACCGTACTTGACGTTGGCTGAAAAGCTCGGTTCTTTGGCGGCCAACTTGGCGGTGGACAGCGTGCGCAAGATCGAGATCGGGTTCTACGGGACGCTGGCTGAGCAGCAAACGGAACCGCTGACCCGCAGTTTCTTGAAAGGCATGCTCTCCTACTACCACGGTGACGAAGTTAACTACGTCAACGCGCCGTTCCTCGCGGAGCAAAGCCAAATTCAATTGAAGGAAACGAAAGCGTCGCGCCATGATACGTACAACGAGTTGCTGAAAGTGACCGTCGTTACCGAGAACACCACCATCACGGTCGCCGGCACGCACAAAGCCTCGCTTGGCTCCCGCATCGTGCAGATCGGCGAATTCAAAGTCGATCTCGAACCGCAAGGCACTCTGATCCTCGCCGAGAACCGTGACCAGCCGGGCATGATCGGCAAAGTCGGCACGATCCTCGGCGAAGGCGGCGTCAACATCGACTCCATGAAAGTCGGCAAGCTTGAAAACGGCATCGCCCTCATGGTGCTCGCCGTCGACCGCGCTCCGGATGAAGAAACTTGCCGCACGATCGAAGCGTTGGAAGGCATCTTCAGCGTTCGAGACGTGACCCTGTAA
- a CDS encoding capping complex subunit for YIEGIA, with protein MSSPTRSRDIIAVVATDKKHLAGGKAQAFLADSDENCHKLTMELARALQGEVVSLSNGVYLILSV; from the coding sequence ATGTCCAGCCCGACCCGTTCCCGCGACATCATCGCCGTCGTAGCCACCGACAAAAAGCATCTCGCCGGCGGCAAAGCGCAAGCGTTCCTCGCCGACTCCGACGAAAATTGCCACAAACTCACGATGGAACTCGCCCGCGCTTTGCAAGGAGAAGTCGTTTCCCTTTCCAACGGCGTCTATCTGATCTTGAGCGTTTGA
- a CDS encoding glycerol-3-phosphate dehydrogenase/oxidase: MKVSFSKQTREQDLQEMAGNGVDVLVIGGGITGAGIAWDAAQRGLRVGVLEQRDWACGTSSRSTKLIHGGLRYLAQGEIALVREVGRERALLHRLAPHIVHPMNLLLPIYRGGAYSRIGASIGLWLYDRLAGVKHAERRRMLSKMRTLEVEPGLKAEGLRGGGLYVEYRTDDSRLTMEVLKTANQEGALLANYAKVTELLYDSGRVCGVRVDDQLGDRKLDIPAKIVVNAAGPWVDEVREFDGEVTGKRLHLTKGVHLTVDAVDLPLRHAVYTGTDDGRMMFLVPRGKRVYIGTTDTTYTGEIAKPICTEEDMEYLLRAVNQNFPDVKLSREHVKSSWAGLRPLLHEDGKSPSELSRKEEIFHNESGLYSIAGGKLTGFRKMAEKIVDLVTQDLETAEGRTFKPCSTDLTPLSGGSTGGLGFEPFYRAMQIIGQEEYYLQEDVLDALLNRYGSNVRTILRYIEDDPRMAERVGGRLPVLRGELRYSVEHEMTLSLADFLVRRTGDLLFSAEEALDSAPALLEALAELLGWGERERTRQWDAWEEAVEEARGCLSGREVRV; encoded by the coding sequence ATGAAAGTGAGCTTTTCCAAGCAGACGAGGGAACAGGACCTGCAGGAGATGGCGGGGAACGGTGTCGACGTACTCGTAATCGGCGGCGGCATCACCGGGGCGGGGATCGCCTGGGATGCGGCGCAACGCGGTTTGCGTGTCGGTGTTTTGGAGCAACGGGATTGGGCGTGCGGCACTTCCAGCCGTTCGACGAAATTAATTCACGGAGGACTGCGCTACCTCGCACAGGGGGAGATTGCACTGGTGCGTGAAGTCGGTCGCGAACGAGCGCTCCTGCATCGCCTCGCGCCGCACATCGTTCACCCGATGAACTTGCTGCTCCCGATCTACCGTGGCGGGGCGTATTCCCGCATCGGAGCCTCGATCGGACTTTGGCTCTACGACCGTCTCGCGGGCGTCAAACATGCGGAGCGTCGCCGGATGCTTTCCAAAATGCGCACCCTAGAGGTCGAACCGGGTCTCAAGGCAGAAGGACTTCGCGGTGGGGGACTCTATGTCGAATACCGTACCGATGACAGCCGTTTGACGATGGAAGTTCTCAAAACGGCAAACCAAGAGGGTGCTCTCCTCGCCAACTATGCAAAAGTGACAGAATTGCTGTACGACTCGGGACGTGTCTGCGGCGTGCGAGTGGACGACCAACTGGGAGACCGCAAACTCGACATCCCCGCCAAGATCGTCGTCAACGCCGCCGGACCGTGGGTGGATGAAGTTCGCGAATTTGACGGCGAAGTGACCGGCAAACGACTGCACTTGACCAAGGGCGTGCATCTGACGGTCGATGCAGTCGACCTGCCGTTGCGCCATGCGGTCTACACGGGGACGGATGACGGTCGGATGATGTTCTTGGTGCCGCGTGGAAAGCGCGTGTACATCGGCACGACAGACACCACGTACACGGGTGAGATCGCGAAGCCGATCTGCACAGAGGAAGACATGGAGTATCTGCTTCGCGCCGTCAACCAGAACTTCCCTGATGTGAAGCTGTCACGAGAACATGTAAAAAGTTCGTGGGCGGGTCTGCGTCCACTCCTGCACGAAGACGGCAAGTCCCCTTCCGAGTTGTCGCGCAAGGAAGAAATTTTCCACAACGAATCCGGTCTGTACTCCATCGCGGGCGGGAAACTGACGGGCTTCCGCAAGATGGCGGAAAAAATCGTCGACCTCGTCACCCAAGACCTCGAAACCGCAGAGGGCCGTACTTTCAAGCCTTGCAGCACCGATCTCACTCCGCTATCCGGGGGCTCGACAGGCGGGCTGGGATTTGAGCCGTTCTACAGAGCGATGCAGATCATCGGGCAGGAGGAGTACTATCTGCAAGAGGATGTGCTGGATGCGCTGCTGAATCGCTACGGCTCCAATGTGCGCACGATCTTGCGCTACATCGAAGACGACCCGCGCATGGCGGAACGAGTCGGTGGACGTCTGCCGGTTTTGCGCGGGGAGCTGAGGTATTCGGTTGAGCACGAGATGACGCTCTCGCTCGCCGATTTCCTCGTTCGCCGCACGGGCGATCTGTTGTTCTCCGCCGAAGAAGCGCTCGATTCGGCACCTGCTTTGTTGGAAGCCCTCGCAGAGCTTCTCGGCTGGGGAGAGCGAGAGCGTACACGCCAATGGGACGCATGGGAAGAAGCGGTGGAGGAAGCCAGAGGGTGTTTGTCGGGCAGGGAAGTGCGAGTGTAG
- a CDS encoding pyridoxal-phosphate-dependent aminotransferase family protein codes for MFQDQTILRIPGPTPVPPQVERAMARPMVGHRSGEFSALFAQTAQRLKYVFQTEQDVYILAGSGTAGLEVAVANTVQPGDKVLVCTAGNFGDRFTKICKSYGANIVEVTAPWGEGIDPLQVAVALAEHPDVKVVFATHCETSTGVLHDIRGIAAQVGKTDAILVVDAVSSLAAVELPMDDWGLDIVVTGSQKALMLPPGLCFLAASAKAWNLIEKNEAPRFYFDLRSYRKQLAANTTPYTPSVSLIYGLAEVLALIEGEGLPKIFARHQKMQAMTRAAIKALHLPLFTEDHVASPTVTSIGSNGFDVEAVRKHLKKDFNIIVAGGQAHLKGQIFRIGHMGYATPADMLQVLAALEIALRKAGADIELGRGVRAAQEVYLQEQEVTAHV; via the coding sequence ATGTTCCAAGACCAGACGATCCTCCGAATTCCAGGCCCGACCCCGGTTCCCCCGCAAGTTGAACGTGCCATGGCACGCCCGATGGTCGGCCACCGCAGCGGCGAGTTCTCCGCGCTGTTTGCCCAAACTGCACAGCGTTTGAAATACGTATTCCAGACGGAGCAAGACGTGTACATCCTCGCAGGTTCCGGCACCGCAGGCTTGGAAGTGGCCGTCGCCAACACCGTTCAACCGGGTGACAAAGTGCTCGTCTGCACGGCGGGCAACTTCGGTGATCGGTTCACCAAGATCTGCAAATCGTACGGCGCAAACATCGTAGAAGTAACCGCTCCGTGGGGCGAAGGGATCGACCCCTTGCAAGTCGCCGTGGCGCTCGCAGAACACCCGGATGTCAAAGTCGTTTTCGCCACCCATTGCGAGACCTCGACGGGCGTGCTGCATGACATTCGCGGCATCGCGGCTCAAGTCGGCAAAACGGACGCGATCCTCGTCGTCGATGCGGTCTCTTCGCTGGCTGCCGTGGAACTCCCGATGGACGACTGGGGCTTGGACATCGTCGTGACCGGCTCGCAAAAAGCCCTGATGCTCCCGCCGGGCCTCTGCTTCCTCGCCGCTTCTGCAAAAGCTTGGAACCTGATCGAGAAAAACGAAGCGCCGCGCTTCTATTTCGACCTCCGCTCCTATCGCAAGCAACTGGCGGCCAACACCACTCCGTACACCCCGAGCGTTTCGCTGATCTACGGCCTCGCGGAAGTTCTCGCCCTGATCGAAGGAGAAGGCCTCCCGAAAATCTTCGCCCGCCATCAAAAAATGCAAGCGATGACCCGTGCCGCCATCAAAGCACTTCACTTGCCGCTGTTCACCGAAGACCATGTCGCCTCCCCCACCGTCACGTCGATCGGCAGCAACGGATTCGACGTGGAAGCCGTTCGCAAACATTTGAAAAAAGACTTCAACATCATCGTCGCAGGCGGTCAAGCACATCTCAAAGGCCAAATCTTCCGAATTGGTCACATGGGCTACGCAACGCCGGCCGACATGCTGCAAGTTCTCGCCGCACTTGAAATCGCGTTGCGCAAAGCCGGAGCCGACATCGAACTCGGCCGTGGCGTACGCGCTGCTCAGGAAGTCTATCTGCAAGAACAAGAGGTGACCGCCCATGTCTAA
- a CDS encoding YIEGIA domain-containing protein produces MAQALLSPEYLTMIATGFVVGTAARMSTIKEDTRQYPSYPNGKFINVITGAVAATIGAVFPITLITQNFVGVSFLMLAVQQFRDVRKTERESLKDLEQSEYTPRGAAYIDGIAKTFESRNYLSLVASLLCVLTMMLIPGHQYVLEIPAGALLAFLVVYLLRRYTKGKNIGDFADIKLATLSFEGSMLHVDDIPVANVGLPEAQDLLKQEGLAVMITPRTVGASIALAHYGQRQTIIHEASRTFGLKRYLYMRRDFHNGRFCFAFVPIRRDAGSLLELVAEVPLLESTRKSERLSNQNVLPDQGGD; encoded by the coding sequence TTGGCGCAAGCATTGCTGTCGCCCGAATATCTGACTATGATCGCAACCGGTTTCGTCGTGGGCACGGCCGCACGAATGTCCACGATCAAGGAAGACACGCGCCAATACCCGTCGTACCCCAACGGCAAATTCATCAACGTAATCACCGGAGCGGTTGCGGCGACGATTGGAGCCGTTTTTCCCATTACGTTGATCACTCAAAATTTCGTCGGCGTGTCGTTTCTCATGCTCGCCGTCCAACAGTTTCGCGACGTGCGCAAGACCGAGCGGGAATCGTTGAAGGACTTGGAGCAATCGGAGTACACTCCGCGCGGGGCGGCGTACATCGACGGAATCGCCAAGACGTTTGAATCGCGCAACTATCTCTCGTTGGTCGCTTCTCTGCTTTGCGTGCTGACGATGATGCTCATCCCCGGCCACCAGTACGTATTGGAAATTCCCGCCGGGGCGCTGCTCGCTTTTCTCGTCGTCTACTTGCTGCGCCGCTATACGAAAGGGAAAAACATCGGCGACTTTGCCGACATCAAATTGGCAACGCTATCGTTTGAAGGCTCGATGTTGCATGTCGATGACATCCCCGTCGCCAATGTGGGACTGCCGGAAGCGCAGGACTTGTTAAAACAAGAAGGCTTGGCGGTGATGATTACGCCGCGGACCGTCGGTGCCTCCATCGCACTCGCCCACTACGGTCAGCGACAAACGATCATTCATGAAGCTTCGCGCACGTTTGGCTTGAAACGCTATCTCTACATGCGGCGCGACTTCCACAACGGGCGCTTCTGCTTTGCGTTCGTCCCGATCCGCCGCGATGCCGGGTCCCTGCTGGAGTTGGTGGCTGAAGTGCCGCTTCTCGAATCCACGCGCAAAAGCGAGCGCTTGAGCAACCAAAATGTCCTGCCCGACCAAGGAGGAGACTAA
- a CDS encoding Sir2 family NAD-dependent protein deacetylase, whose product MDVSAEWKEWARAAQRPVAITGAGISVPSGLPTINREWRGVPLREVFTEEMFKDDPARFYQCYREMLLDWREARPNPAHEALAARGVRIITQNFDGLHQEAGSKEVLEIHGNLRELVCLHCREVYPAHVAETNHLPHCPTCGNLLKPNIVLLGEKVRHIVIATDWVGQCDLLLVIGTKLEMAPVRLLPEIADVRGVPIIRCNKGSELLLPELFA is encoded by the coding sequence GTGGACGTGAGCGCAGAGTGGAAGGAATGGGCAAGAGCGGCGCAACGGCCCGTCGCCATCACGGGAGCGGGAATCAGCGTGCCGAGCGGCTTGCCGACGATCAACCGCGAGTGGCGAGGGGTGCCGTTGCGAGAGGTTTTTACCGAGGAGATGTTCAAGGACGACCCGGCGCGATTTTACCAGTGCTACCGAGAGATGCTGTTGGATTGGCGGGAAGCACGTCCCAATCCGGCGCATGAAGCGTTGGCGGCGAGAGGGGTACGGATCATCACGCAGAACTTCGACGGTCTGCACCAAGAAGCGGGATCAAAGGAAGTTCTCGAAATTCACGGCAACTTGCGCGAACTGGTTTGCTTGCATTGCCGTGAAGTCTACCCGGCTCATGTGGCGGAAACCAACCACCTCCCGCATTGCCCGACGTGCGGGAATTTGCTCAAACCCAACATCGTGCTCCTTGGCGAAAAAGTCCGTCACATCGTGATCGCCACCGATTGGGTGGGGCAATGCGACCTCCTCTTGGTCATCGGGACGAAGCTGGAGATGGCGCCCGTGCGTCTGCTGCCGGAGATCGCCGACGTCAGAGGGGTGCCGATCATTCGCTGCAACAAGGGCTCCGAACTTCTCTTGCCTGAACTGTTTGCATAA
- the glpK gene encoding glycerol kinase GlpK, giving the protein MTVAADETATVFLEEENGVSDKRYILALDQGTTSSRAILFDESAVAVGVAQLPFQQHYPQPGHVEHDAVEIWQTQRDAMHQCLQNAGVRPDQVAAVGITNQRETTVIWDSATGEPIAPAIVWQCRRTAERCDELVQGGWGDKIRSKTGLVVDAYFSATKAEWMLNQSPELRQRAMRGELLFGTIDSWLLFQLSGKRLHMTDVTNASRTMLFNIHTLDWDDELLELFGIPRAMMPEVRPSSLVYGLTDPGVFGAEVALAGIAGDQQAALFGQGCFQPGMAKNTYGTGCFLLMNTGSKPTASTHGLLTTIGWQIGEEVTYALEGSVFIAGAGVQWLRDELGLIKDAAETEALAYSVPDANGVYLVPAFTGLGAPYWDPYARGTIWGLTRGTNRAHLARACLEAIAYQTRDVLEAMEIDSGMEVQRLLVDGGAVQNKFLMEFQADLLRLDVVRPEQFESTARGAAFLAGLAVGFWPGLDVLTELIGTAATVFTARMSDARRQELYKGWKQAAQLSQGWLIKKN; this is encoded by the coding sequence ATGACTGTCGCAGCCGATGAGACTGCGACAGTTTTTTTAGAGGAGGAGAACGGCGTGTCGGACAAACGCTATATCTTGGCGCTGGACCAAGGCACGACTTCTTCGCGGGCGATCTTGTTTGACGAATCCGCGGTGGCGGTGGGCGTCGCCCAACTGCCGTTCCAGCAACACTACCCGCAGCCGGGTCATGTCGAGCACGACGCAGTTGAGATTTGGCAGACCCAACGGGATGCCATGCACCAATGTTTGCAAAACGCCGGTGTCCGACCTGACCAGGTCGCCGCCGTAGGCATCACCAACCAGCGCGAGACCACGGTGATTTGGGATTCTGCGACGGGAGAGCCGATCGCGCCGGCGATTGTTTGGCAATGCCGCCGCACGGCCGAACGTTGCGACGAGTTGGTGCAAGGAGGATGGGGAGACAAGATTCGGAGCAAAACAGGACTTGTCGTCGATGCGTACTTCTCCGCAACCAAGGCGGAATGGATGCTCAACCAAAGTCCCGAGTTGCGCCAACGAGCAATGCGCGGCGAGTTGCTGTTCGGCACCATCGATTCATGGCTTCTGTTTCAACTCTCCGGTAAGCGCTTACACATGACCGACGTTACCAATGCGTCGCGCACGATGCTGTTCAACATCCATACGCTCGATTGGGATGATGAACTTCTGGAGTTGTTCGGCATCCCGCGCGCGATGATGCCGGAGGTGCGTCCCTCTAGCCTCGTCTACGGGCTGACCGATCCGGGCGTGTTCGGGGCTGAAGTTGCGCTTGCGGGGATTGCCGGTGACCAGCAGGCCGCGCTGTTCGGACAGGGCTGTTTCCAACCCGGCATGGCGAAGAATACATACGGCACAGGATGTTTTCTGTTGATGAACACGGGAAGCAAGCCGACCGCTTCCACTCACGGTCTCTTGACGACCATCGGTTGGCAGATCGGCGAAGAGGTGACGTACGCATTGGAAGGTTCTGTGTTCATCGCGGGGGCGGGCGTGCAGTGGTTGCGCGACGAACTCGGGCTGATCAAGGACGCGGCGGAGACAGAAGCGTTGGCGTATTCGGTGCCGGATGCCAACGGAGTCTATCTCGTTCCGGCCTTCACAGGTCTTGGTGCGCCGTATTGGGACCCGTATGCGCGAGGCACGATCTGGGGCTTGACCCGAGGGACCAACCGAGCGCATCTTGCACGAGCTTGTTTGGAAGCGATCGCCTACCAGACGCGCGACGTGCTGGAGGCGATGGAGATCGACTCCGGCATGGAAGTTCAACGTCTGCTCGTCGACGGCGGCGCGGTGCAAAATAAGTTCCTCATGGAGTTCCAAGCGGATTTGCTTCGCCTTGATGTCGTGCGCCCTGAGCAATTTGAGAGCACGGCACGTGGAGCGGCGTTTTTGGCGGGTCTGGCCGTCGGATTCTGGCCGGGGTTGGATGTCTTGACCGAGTTGATCGGCACGGCAGCCACCGTGTTCACGGCGCGCATGTCAGACGCCCGTCGTCAAGAGTTGTACAAGGGATGGAAACAGGCCGCCCAACTTTCGCAAGGTTGGCTGATCAAGAAAAACTGA
- a CDS encoding methyl-accepting chemotaxis protein has translation MTIAASQKELVSDLHRGIRAIDSAVAEIQRTEESSLRTKELAEYLNEKIKEIDAITVSINRIASMTKMLALNAGIEAARAGEHGRGFSVVANEVRKLSEQSAEATTSIKNVIQAVQGLTGDLFNSVDEETKSVQSSVTAMHEAKASFHTIVENLAEEGSEE, from the coding sequence ATGACAATTGCGGCAAGCCAAAAAGAACTGGTGTCCGACCTGCATCGCGGGATCCGTGCAATCGACTCTGCAGTAGCGGAGATCCAACGCACCGAGGAATCTTCGCTTCGCACCAAGGAATTGGCAGAATATCTCAACGAGAAGATCAAGGAAATTGATGCGATCACCGTCTCGATCAACCGCATCGCGTCGATGACGAAGATGCTCGCCCTCAACGCAGGGATTGAAGCAGCACGCGCAGGTGAGCACGGTCGCGGCTTCTCCGTTGTCGCAAACGAAGTTCGGAAATTGTCCGAGCAGTCGGCTGAGGCGACCACTTCTATTAAGAACGTGATTCAGGCTGTACAAGGTCTCACCGGCGATTTGTTCAACTCGGTCGACGAAGAAACCAAATCGGTGCAATCTTCTGTCACGGCGATGCACGAAGCGAAGGCTTCGTTCCACACCATCGTGGAGAACTTGGCTGAAGAAGGCTCCGAGGAGTAA
- a CDS encoding leucyl aminopeptidase family protein, whose product MKFQLGAFATGRTTILPVFVGQKGEQFGLNLTDYHGKKKDHVVWFDKDGTRFVVVGLGEQKNFHLNKLRDAMAFGARAAVKEGATEVTALVPTLEGFTTEQLVHTSVEGYKLGEYRFDKYKKSKETITVETVTLAGFDGALSGVEGAIKTGEIYAEGTIIARNLKNEPSNKMKPFVLADFVQDLFKDSKNTSIEVFKGDALQDKKFVGLIEVGKGSVNPPAMIKVTYQGDASKPLTALVGKGLTFDTGGISLKVGVRDLSNMRMDMGGSAAVIGALYILTRLEAPVNVVMLVASAESMPDAAAFLPGDVIEYPNGVSVHVGNTDAEGRLVLADALIYSKELGAERVVDIATLTGACAAALGNKLAGLFGEESVVEGIKASAKVTGENVWELPLWDDYEELLYSPIGDIRNITEGPGALTAALFLRRFVGENQKWAHIDMAGPMDGAKTHTYSNEGATGFGARLLADWVLR is encoded by the coding sequence ATGAAATTCCAACTGGGCGCATTTGCAACCGGTCGTACCACCATTTTGCCGGTATTCGTGGGTCAAAAGGGAGAACAATTCGGTCTGAACCTGACCGATTATCATGGCAAGAAAAAGGACCACGTCGTTTGGTTTGACAAAGACGGCACCCGTTTCGTCGTCGTCGGCCTCGGCGAACAGAAAAACTTCCATCTGAACAAACTGCGTGACGCGATGGCATTCGGCGCACGCGCAGCCGTCAAGGAAGGCGCTACCGAAGTTACCGCCCTCGTCCCGACCCTTGAGGGCTTCACCACCGAGCAACTCGTACACACGTCCGTCGAAGGCTACAAACTCGGCGAATACCGTTTTGACAAATACAAGAAATCCAAAGAAACCATCACCGTGGAAACCGTCACCCTCGCAGGCTTTGACGGCGCTCTGAGCGGTGTTGAAGGCGCGATCAAAACCGGCGAAATCTACGCAGAAGGCACGATCATCGCCCGCAACTTGAAAAACGAACCGTCTAACAAAATGAAGCCGTTCGTACTGGCTGACTTTGTACAAGACCTGTTCAAAGACTCCAAGAACACCTCCATCGAAGTCTTCAAAGGCGATGCGCTTCAAGACAAGAAATTCGTGGGCCTGATCGAAGTCGGCAAAGGTTCCGTCAACCCGCCGGCGATGATCAAAGTCACCTACCAAGGCGACGCTTCCAAGCCGCTGACCGCACTGGTCGGCAAAGGTCTTACCTTTGACACCGGCGGGATCTCGCTGAAAGTCGGCGTTCGCGACCTGTCCAACATGCGTATGGACATGGGCGGTTCGGCAGCGGTTATCGGCGCACTGTACATCTTGACCCGTCTCGAAGCTCCGGTGAACGTCGTGATGCTCGTGGCATCGGCTGAGAGCATGCCGGACGCAGCGGCGTTCTTGCCGGGCGATGTGATCGAATACCCGAACGGCGTCTCCGTACACGTGGGCAACACCGACGCAGAAGGCCGCCTCGTGCTGGCTGACGCGTTGATCTACTCCAAGGAACTCGGCGCAGAGCGCGTCGTTGACATCGCAACCCTGACCGGTGCTTGCGCGGCAGCCCTTGGCAACAAACTTGCAGGTCTGTTCGGTGAAGAATCTGTCGTGGAAGGCATCAAAGCTTCTGCGAAAGTCACGGGCGAGAACGTCTGGGAACTGCCGCTGTGGGATGACTACGAAGAACTGTTGTACTCTCCGATCGGCGACATCCGCAACATCACCGAAGGTCCGGGCGCTCTGACCGCCGCTCTGTTCCTGCGTCGATTTGTCGGCGAGAACCAAAAATGGGCTCACATCGACATGGCAGGTCCGATGGACGGCGCGAAAACCCACACGTACAGCAACGAAGGCGCGACCGGTTTCGGCGCACGTCTGCTGGCGGACTGGGTTCTCCGCTAA